A single genomic interval of Electrophorus electricus isolate fEleEle1 chromosome 2, fEleEle1.pri, whole genome shotgun sequence harbors:
- the avpr2l gene encoding LOW QUALITY PROTEIN: arginine vasopressin receptor 2, like (The sequence of the model RefSeq protein was modified relative to this genomic sequence to represent the inferred CDS: deleted 1 base in 1 codon), with amino-acid sequence MQRHTAATESVRAANRRWATRKTAAAAVRPLGRKQFDAGDQWESEGHFALVKAGVLGLIFVLATFSNVLCCARLWKRRRRNSRTQLFLLHLCFADLVVAFFQVLPQVSMEITQRFRGSDIVCRSVKYLQVFGMFASPYMIVAMTIDRYRAVCAPMVSFLTGSFRRHVAISAVWLISLAFSVPQLFIFSLREVETNVYDCWATFIEPWGGRIYITWITLAVFVLPAVILLYCQINICTGIYFNMKKKALQAVTSDGRHCSKGVSSAMLKTVKMTFVYYLVYTVCWSPFFVVQLWSAWSPNSAPTTGPVFVTIMLLASLNSCTNPWIYLYYC; translated from the exons ATGCA AAGACACACAGCAGCAACTGAGAGCGTCCGAGCGGCTAACAGAAGATGGGCGACGCGCAAAACTGCGGCCGCTGCAGTCCGGCCACTGGGCAGGAAGCAGTTTGATGCCGGGGACCAGTGGGAGTCAGAGGGACACTTTGCGCTCGTGAAAGCCGGCGTCCTCGGCTTGATTTTCGTGCTTGCGACGTTTAGTAATGTTTTATGCTGCGCGCGCCTCTGGAAGAGGCGCAGAAGGAACAGCCGAACGCAGCTGTTCCTGCTGCACCTGTGCTTCGCGGACCTGGTGGTCGCGTTTTTCCAGGTCTTGCCACAGGTCTCCATGGAGATAACGCAACGCTTCAGGGGCTCGGACATTGTCTGCAGATCTGTGAAGTATCTTCAGGTTTTTGGAATGTTCGCCTCGCCGTATATGATTGTAGCTATGACTATAGACCGTTACCGCGCGGTTTGCGCACCCATGGTGTCGTTTCTCACTGGGTCATTTCGGAGACACGTGGCGATAAGCGCGGTGTGGCTCATCTCTTTGGCATTTAGTGTCCCGCAGTTGTTCATCTTTTCCCTTCGAGAAGTGGAGACGAACGTTTACGATTGCTGGGCCACATTTATTGAACCTTGGGGAGGAAGAATATACATAACCTGGATCACGCTGGCTGTGTTTGTTCTTCCAGCAGTCATTTTACTGTATTGTCAGATCAATATATGCACAggaatttattttaacatgaaaaagAAAGCGCTACAGGCTGTCACTAGTGATGGGCGTCATTGCTCCAAAGGAGTGTCAAGCGCAATGTTG AAAACTGTCAAAATGACGTTCGTTTATTATTTGGTATATACGGTTTGCTGGAGCCCGTTTTTTGTTGTCCAGCTGTGGTCTGCCTGGAGTCCAAACAGTGCGCCAACCACCG GGCCAGTGTTCGTGACCATTATGCTACTTGCCAGTCTCAACAGTTGCACAAACCCATGGATCTACCTGTATTACTGTTAA